The following are encoded in a window of Carya illinoinensis cultivar Pawnee chromosome 15, C.illinoinensisPawnee_v1, whole genome shotgun sequence genomic DNA:
- the LOC122296463 gene encoding uncharacterized protein At1g01500-like, whose product MVGPCATTLSNGEAANHSLQIIRYQPFTKLSSPWFDLRVFYVRISHLHVDDSTPEFFTLNHIPLSPDTHLEVNGTRSSSYSDGVSSLLRRDRVDRKSEEATFVGTDSIRLTGSVKFEVFDKEDLILTGVLEMSNSNGFMGESKGSTKRWNMNCKPAITAGTGFLKGKHLGGPKFLTPTIEVYVAGCFSGTPIILTETLKLSFRKKHNRKGMLDAIPEHETAESQKNVSPEDLQMAEYRNYKPENEDYYSSNPYWRMEYIDGEDGELSWFNAGVRVGVGIGLGVCLGVGVGVGLLVRTYQSTTRNFKRRLI is encoded by the exons ATGGTGGGTCCTTGTGCAACAACATTGAGCAATGGTGAAGCTGCCAATCATAGCCTTCAAATTATTAGATACCAACCCTTTACCAAACTCTCATCGCCTTGGTTTGATTTGAGAGTCTTCTACGTGAGGATAAGCCATTTACATGTTGACGACTCTACCCCTGAGTTTTTCACTTTGAATCATATTCCTCTGAGCCCTGACACCCATTTGGAAGTCAATGGTACTAGAAGTAGCAGTTACTCTGATGGAGTCTCTTCTCTTCTTAGAAGGGATCGAGTAGATAGGAAATCAGAAGAAGCCACGTTTGTGGGCACAGATAGTATAAGGTTGACCGGAAGTGTGAAATTTGAGGTTTTTGATAAAGAAGATCTCATTCTCACTGGAGTTTTGGAGATGTCTAATAGCAACGGTTTTATGGGGGAATCAAAAGGCAGTACCAAGCGGTGGAACATGAATTGTAAACCAGCTATCACTGCCGGTACCGGATTCTTAAAGGGGAAACATCTTGGTGGCCCCAAATTTCTGACACCAACAATTGAGGTTTATGTTGCAGGTTGCTTCTCTGGAACACCCATCATCTTAACCGAGACTTTAAAGCTTAGTTTTCGAAAGAAACACAACAGGAAAGGCATGTTGGATGCAATTCCTGAACATGAGACCGCTGAATCCCAGAAAAATGTGTCCCCTGAAGATCTGCAG ATGGCAGAATACAGAAACTACAAACCAGAAAATGAAGATTACTACAGCAGTAACCCGTATTGGAGAATGGAGTACATAGATGGTGAAGATGGTGAACTGTCCTGGTTCAATGCGGGTGTGAGAGTTGGTGTTGGGATCGGGCTTGGCGTTTGCCTTGGAGTCGGTGTAGGAGTTGGGTTGCTAGTTCGTACTTACCAATCAACTACGCGTAACTTCAAAAGGAGGCTCATCTGA
- the LOC122297145 gene encoding FK506-binding protein 4-like has product MGKKKPQKTKALSVAIAEASSAGDETQQKPQPQTPRKRGRPRKIIEKPESQDEKEEKPTSGKAEEETTSESQSKKVKTGDEEQKEQQPEHQQQLKGEGLSEKRSRARRKGRPRKSS; this is encoded by the coding sequence ATGGGAAAGAAGAAGCCTCAAAAAACGAAGGCGCTTTCAGTAGCAATAGCAGAAGCTTCATCAGCAGGAGATGAAACCCAGCAAAAGCCTCAGCCTCAGACCCCTAGAAAGAGAGGAAGACCGCGCAAGATCATCGAGAAACCTGAATCCcaagatgaaaaagaagaaaaaccaacaTCAGGAAAAGCCGAGGAGGAGACTACTTCAGAGAGTCAATCCAAGAAAGTCAAAACGGGAGATGAAGAACAGAAAGAACAACAGCCTGAGCATCAGCAGCAGCTAAAGGGAGAAGGCTTGTCCGAGAAAAGAAGCAGAGCTAGGCGGAAAGGTAGACCCAGAAAAAGCAGCTGA